The genomic DNA CAGGCAGATTCTGCATTTTTGTAAGAGTGCAGTGCATGGCGGAAAGCTTAAGAGGCACATCATCATGAAACATAAAGAGAAAACAGAAGTTCAGGATATATTATCAAAACCACGCcaaaattcattttttgataaagtacgAAGAGAAGGTATATATGAGAATAATTTAAAAGACATTGCAGAAGATCGGGTACCATCAATGAGAGAACGCAAACCAAAATACCAAGACAATCTACGTGTTTGTACTGAatgtaaaggtttttttttcaaataggtaTTCTTCAAAGCATAAATGTGAAGGTGAAAGTCCTGTGGCGTTGAAACCAAAATGGATGCTGATGAAGAGTTCAGAGACATATTGAATAGGTTCAGAGATGGTGAAGTTGGAGATCTTTGCAGGAGCAATGTTACAATAAAAAGGATTGGGTATCGACACTTTAATCTCAGACGCCATGAGGAAGGAAAACAAAACGAAATCAGTAAAGAAATTATGACTGATATGAGGGAATTGAGCGAACtcttttttaaagtttcagaATATTTGTAATTCTGAAAAAGAGGTTGAAGATATGTTCGACAGAGATTACCTGCCACAGTTAGTAGAAGCTATTGAAGAAAGTGTACGGCTGGAAGATACCCATGGGAAAAGAAAGGAGAAATATGGACAGAAACTGACTATTGAtgcaatcattttaaaatcaatcAAAACATTACATGgattttatccagaaacaaaacaGGATGAGAAAAGAAAGGAAATGAAAAACTtcaaacttacatacaaaaacaagtCATGTGAATTGTATCCACAGGCAAGACAAACTTGTGTGAAAAATTCACTAGAAAAAGCAAGAAGGCCTGACAAATTGCTCACAACCAATGCAGTACGACAAGTTAAAGAGTACATCACAGTAGAAATGAATCACGTAGTGTCAGAGTACACACTAAAACATTATGCATGGTTGAGAAGTTTAGTGGTAGCAAGGCTTACTCTGTATAATGCCAGGCGTAGAGAAGCAGCAGCTAGATTACTCATGAGA from Mercenaria mercenaria strain notata chromosome 11, MADL_Memer_1, whole genome shotgun sequence includes the following:
- the LOC128546963 gene encoding uncharacterized protein LOC128546963 produces the protein MFDRDYLPQLVEAIEESVRLEDTHGKRKEKYGQKLTIDAIILKSIKTLHGFYPETKQDEKRKEMKNFKLTYKNKSCELYPQARQTCVKNSLEKARRPDKLLTTNAVRQVKEYITVEMNHVVSEYTLKHYAWLRSLVVARLTLYNARRREAAARLLMREWEMAQTGAWLPPDQIERVNDPAEKFFLGQYKLVIWDQRRQYVPLCNKRKRFTLFWLACS